In the genome of Aspergillus luchuensis IFO 4308 DNA, chromosome 2, nearly complete sequence, one region contains:
- a CDS encoding uncharacterized protein (COG:O,T;~EggNog:ENOG410PQ0D;~InterPro:IPR000717;~PFAM:PF01399) — protein sequence MDQIHTRALEALQPFIHLATSNSATSPRFITNLITNATSNPNTYVFAELLTTPAIQSLRDPNTPAEYASYLTLLEIFAWGTWQDYQSTPNLPPLNDAQTLKLRLLSLLTLSTTTTPLTYSSLMTDLNITQPSELESLVTKAIYASLITARLSPASTPPTVNVTSVAPLRDVKPESLGKMIDILTAWETRCGDVIGDIEAEILRIKTDSARRRAEEREKEVLFEKALAGWGAKMEEKKVGGGGGGWQQGGRGGGVIGGNKREFAADEFDDDDGYWEHGLEGGDGMGGSRMDIDDGAGVRLGGGGGSASSGPARHPKRVLGKKS from the exons ATGGACCAAATACACACCCGGGCCCTCGAAGCCCTCCAACCATTCATCCACCTCGCCACCTCCAACAGCGCGACCTCCCCACGCTTCATCACAAACCTAATCACCAACGCGACCTCCAACCCAAACACCTACGTATTCGCCGaactcctcaccaccccagccatccaatccctccGGGACCCCAACACCCCAGCCGAATATGCAAGCTACCTGACTCTGCTAGAGATCTTTGCCTGGGGCACATGGCAAGACTATCAAT CAACACCCAACCTCCCCCCCCTCAACGACGCCCAAACACTCAAACTTcgactcctctccctcctcaccctctcgacaaccaccaccccgcTAACCTACAGCTCCCTCATGACGGACCTAAACATCACACAACCCTCGGAGCTCGAATCCCTCGTCACAAAAGCCATCTACGCCTCGCTGATCACCGCCCGTCTATCGCCCGCTTCCACCCCGCCCACGGTGAATGTCACTTCCGTGGCGCCGCTCCGGGACGTGAAGCCCGAGTCGCTGGGCAAGATGATCGATATTCTGACGGCGTGGGAGACGCGCTGTGGGGATGTGATTGGGGATATTGAGGCCGAGATATTGCGGATTAAGACGGATTCAGCGAGACGGAGGGCGGAGgagcgggagaaggaggtgttgTTTGAGAAGGCGCTTGCCGGGTGGGGGGCtaagatggaggagaagaaggttggtggtggtggcgggggGTGGCAGCAGGGTGGCAGGGGTGGTGGGGTGATTGGGGGGAATAAGAGAGAGTTTGCGGCGGATgagtttgatgatgatgatggatattGGGAGCATGGGCttgaaggaggggatgggatggggggaTCCAGGATGgatattgatgatggggCTGGAGTGcggttgggtggtggtggtggaagtgcTTCTTCGGGACCGGCTAGACATCCTAAGCgggtgttggggaagaagtCATAG